In Leptospira congkakensis, a single window of DNA contains:
- a CDS encoding toxin-antitoxin system YwqK family antitoxin, producing MEHQEPFPINCLKISWREIFLSLTFFALASCSPFRVEAEDKGLSEDPNHFLLYQGKPLTGILIQKNPTLLEIYETEFYKGVPHGRYTITKENGTFIEERNIRYGQKHGKQISYFENGTLKQKSEFDNGKPIGEYVDYFDDGQMATYQTFYDSGKPKVSKKWNRRGQIYLNHVFLETGESFGRPGSKLCDPIPEKSQNSK from the coding sequence ATGGAACACCAGGAACCGTTTCCAATTAATTGTCTCAAAATTTCATGGAGAGAGATTTTTCTCTCTCTTACATTTTTCGCCTTAGCCTCTTGTTCTCCTTTTCGTGTAGAAGCAGAAGACAAGGGGCTTTCCGAAGATCCTAACCATTTTCTTCTCTACCAAGGAAAACCACTGACAGGAATTCTAATTCAAAAAAACCCTACTCTTTTAGAAATTTATGAAACGGAATTCTACAAGGGAGTTCCCCACGGTCGTTATACGATAACAAAAGAAAACGGAACTTTTATAGAAGAAAGAAACATTCGTTATGGACAAAAACATGGAAAACAAATCAGTTATTTTGAAAATGGAACTCTAAAACAAAAATCAGAATTTGATAATGGGAAACCCATCGGTGAGTATGTTGACTATTTTGATGATGGACAAATGGCCACCTACCAAACATTCTACGACTCAGGAAAACCAAAGGTTTCTAAAAAATGGAACCGACGAGGACAAATTTATTTGAACCATGTTTTTTTGGAAACAGGGGAAAGTTTTGGAAGACCAGGAAGTAAACTCTGTGATCCAATTCCGGAAAAAAGTCAAAATTCAAAGTGA
- a CDS encoding SCO family protein: protein MNLKKRCPEKFVQNSYFSQKSILIFIFLFFIGSFCKPSEQPPNPNVLPYFSGKDFDPVWIANPKDNSNLKQVPNTFELTEHTGKHISSKDWSPNEHLVVFFYATCRGICPLITRNIIQIEPSLSEFPDIKIYSISINAKEDTVPVLQKYRQTYKIQNANWSFFTGSESVIESFAKGTCGAEMEGFSAEQGKYEFVHTENIFLFDKNRYLRGIYRAKGTGDIQRLVDDLRKLRKQMN from the coding sequence GTGAACTTAAAAAAAAGATGTCCTGAAAAATTCGTTCAGAACTCGTACTTTTCTCAAAAATCGATCCTTATATTCATTTTTCTATTTTTTATAGGAAGTTTCTGTAAACCATCGGAACAACCACCAAATCCAAATGTACTCCCTTATTTTTCAGGGAAAGACTTTGATCCGGTTTGGATCGCAAATCCAAAAGACAATTCCAATCTAAAACAAGTTCCCAATACATTCGAGTTAACAGAACATACTGGTAAACATATATCATCCAAGGACTGGTCACCGAACGAACATTTGGTTGTATTTTTTTATGCTACTTGTAGGGGTATTTGTCCTTTGATCACAAGAAATATAATCCAAATAGAACCAAGTCTTTCTGAATTTCCAGATATCAAAATTTATTCTATCTCGATCAATGCTAAAGAAGATACCGTTCCCGTTTTACAAAAATATAGGCAAACATACAAAATCCAAAACGCAAATTGGAGTTTTTTTACCGGAAGCGAATCAGTGATCGAGAGTTTTGCCAAAGGAACTTGTGGTGCAGAAATGGAAGGATTTTCCGCCGAACAAGGGAAGTATGAATTTGTTCATACAGAAAATATCTTTTTATTTGATAAGAACCGGTATTTAAGAGGAATCTACCGTGCGAAAGGCACGGGCGATATACAAAGGTTAGTGGACGATTTGCGAAAATTAAGAAAAC